GGGCAGAGAggggtggctgtggggcagggagggagcttgaggggagggccgggggggggggggggggcttggggtgccccccccagcccccccccccccccccagtgaaGCTGCCGCAGGTGCTGAAGGTGGTGGGGGcccggagcggggccgggctgaGCGTCCCGGCcgtgctgctggagctgctggccctggggggGACGGTGGCCTACGGCTGCGCCCGCGCCTTCCCCTTCAggtgggggggccggggggggcttGGCTGGCGGGTGGGGGGCCGGACCCCTGGGTCTCCCCCCTGACCGCCCCCCCTCCGCCCCACAGCGCCTGGGGGGAAGCgctctttctcctcctgcagaCACTGACCATCGGCTTCCTCATCCAGCACTTCGGGGGGCACACGGGGCGAGGTCAGCACCCACACGCCTGCgtcctttttgggggggagggggcacccggacacctgggtcccctgaccgcccccccgccgcgtGTGTCATGTCCCCCCCCAGGGTTGCTGTTCGTGGCGGGTTACGGGGTGCTGCTGGGcgctctcctctccccccatgccccccccggCCTCGCCACTCTCCTGCAGGCGGCAAATCTGCCCATCATCATCCTCAGCCGGGTACgtcggggggggggctgtgtctGGCGAGGAGTGGGGGACACACGCCGGGGTCCCTGCGGGTGGGTTTGCAGGGTGGGGCTGCGTGTTTGGGTCCCTGGGGCGTTTGGGGACCGGGACTCCTGGGTctcttggggacatgggggggggtcccggacTTCTGAGTCCCCCCCCgaccctgtcccccccccccagctgctgcaggcggCCACCAACTATCGTCAGGGCCACACGGGGCAGCTCTCGGGGGTCTCCACCACCCTCCTGCTGGGGGGGGCCCTGGCCCGCATCTTCACATCCCTCCAGGTAAGcccccccccctgcacccccgccccccccccctcactgTATCCCgccaccccacacccccccactTTGTCCCCGCAGGAGACAGGGGACGCGCTGCTGGCCCTGACCTTCGTCGCCTCGGCCGCCTGCAACGGGCTCCTGCTGGCCCAGCTGCTCTACTACAGGGGGGCCTCCGTCCCCCACCCCAAGGGGGACTgagaccccccaccccaccctgggGGCCCCCCAGCAGCATCAGCAGAGCCCCCCCCTCGGCACACAACAGGGGGGTGGGgcagccctgcccccccccactgcCAGACCAAGGTGGGCGgaggggctgggacccccccgggcCTTCCACAATAAAGGGGCAGCCGCCCCCATCCCCCCGCCTTCTTGTTCTTCTTCGTTAATTACCGGGGGTTAATTAACACTGACACCCTTCCCGCCGCCTGTAGGGGGCGCTGTGGGGCCAGACCCCGCCCTCCTCCATTCATTCCCACGGTGGGGCCCGCCCCCCCAGGTCACGGCAGCCAATGGGAAGTTCCCTCCCTTCCCAATTGGCTCTGGAGGCCGTCAGTCGtaggctggggctccccacggTCCTATTGTCCCCCATCCCAGAGCCCTCCTGGACCCCCTAGACCAGCCCAggcccccccagaccctgctgccccccttcccaccccggcccctgccaccccccccaaatcagccCTGgacaccccctgccccccccaatGTTTCCCTGACCTCTCCCAGCCCCCGAtatgccccccaccccagacagAGGCCTCTGGCGTCTCGACTCGGTTTATTCCCGCCTGACGGTAGCAATAATATTTCTATGCAAAATACTCtcatctcccccccccgccggggaaGCCCCCGCTGCGCCGGGGGGGCCCAGGGGAcaaccccccccctccaaggGGACCCAGGCCTCTGGGCCCCCCACCCACacccgccggggcggggggctgggtttgggggggggggcccccaCCCCCGCGGGCGTACAAATATAGAGATTATATGTACAAAAACTCAAGtccaaagtgtgtgtgtgtggggggtggcAGCTCAgagccccgcccccccccccccccgccggacGTCGGGGACCCCGGGGGGCactgccggggcgggggggccccCACAAcccccgggggggcggggggctgtcacccctgccctcctccccccgtCGCTTTCGGGGTGTCAGagccacccccctccccggtgTCCCGTGCATGCAGCCACCCCCAGGCAGGGGGTCCCTGccggtttgggggggggcagcccggggaggagggGTGCCGGTGCGGGGGGAGCTGTGtgggggggaccggggggggtcccccacCCCTAGAGCCGCTCGCGGGCCGGCACCCAGATGTAGGGGCCCGAGAGTTCCTCGATGACG
This Buteo buteo chromosome 12, bButBut1.hap1.1, whole genome shotgun sequence DNA region includes the following protein-coding sequences:
- the MPDU1 gene encoding mannose-P-dolichol utilization defect 1 protein, whose translation is MAAGGRPIAGPGGQSPGRAAHAPGPPYPEEQRRPAMEALRGWLVPLLLPERCFDELFLRLHLLHVPCLKILLSKALGYAIVAGSVMVKLPQVLKVVGARSGAGLSVPAVLLELLALGGTVAYGCARAFPFSAWGEALFLLLQTLTIGFLIQHFGGHTGRGLLFVAGYGVLLGALLSPHAPPGLATLLQAANLPIIILSRLLQAATNYRQGHTGQLSGVSTTLLLGGALARIFTSLQETGDALLALTFVASAACNGLLLAQLLYYRGASVPHPKGD